The Bartonella australis AUST/NH1 genome contains the following window.
TGCCATCAAGCGTTGTCTCTTTTCGCTGCACCAGACATAAAACTGTATTTTTACCGTATCAAACCAGTCTATCAATGCACCATAGAGCGGCGAGAAAAGCCGGTTCTCTACGCTCCATCGTTCCTCGCATTATGGGCTTTACATTACTCCGTACAAAACCCACACCTCTTTTCATCAATATTATGTTATGGGGAGCAACAATATTCACCTCTTGCCTTTATGTGGTTCAAACTACGTTTAAAAATTGAACGCTACCTCATGGGATCTGACGTCTCAAGCCCCATAATTACTCGAGCTTTGCGCCGACATACCGCGAATGCTGACTATAGCGCATTGCCTATTGGAACATGGCTACAATTAGCAAAAAATTACCAAAATCATCGTGAAAACTCGCCCGTTACTCTCTTTTGGCTTGATAAGCATAAAAATAGCGCTGACCTTCACCAAATGATTTTGAAACTTCAAAACTGAGATATAACCTCCGAGAATCACAATAAAAAGCAAGCTGCTCATAGGAATGAATTTATGGAAAAAAAAGCCTTGATCGTTATTGATATCCAAAATGACTTCTTGCCGAGCGGAGCACTTGCGGTACCGCAGGGTGACGTTATTATACCTATCGTTAACAATCTTATAACCCGTTTTGATCATGTTATTTTAACTCAAGATTGGCATCCTAAAGGGCATTGCAGCTTCGCTTCTTCCTATCCCGAAAAAGCAGCTTACGACACAGTTGAGCTAAACTATGGTACTCAAATACTCTGGCCTGATCATTGTGTACAAGGAGCAAAAGGTGCGGAATTTCCCGAATCTCTCGAAGCTGATAAGGCGCAACTTATTCTTCGAAAAGGTTATAATGAGAAAATCGACAGCTACTCCGCTTTTTTTGAAAATGACCAAAAAACGCCGACGGGTTTGCAATTCTATCTTAAAGAACACGGCTTCACAAAGCTAGCCATGTGCGGTTTAGCAACTGATTTTTGCGTCGGCTTTTCTGCACTCCACGCCATAAAATGTGGCTTTAAAGTCAGCGTTTTACTCAATGCATGCGCTGGTATCGACTTAAACGGATCACTAAACACAATGCTCAAAACTATGAATGAAGCTGGCGTAGAGCTTCTTATGGCCTATTAATCACCCTTTCCCGGCATACTGCTACGACAAAAAATTTCATACCGTCTAGTTGGATGCAGTATGCCCGTTTGAGTGGTTACGTCTGAAACGAACAGATGAATAAAGCGCCATTCCGATAACGCTCACACCGACAAGCCCTGTTAATTCCTCAGAAATCGGCATAACAGCTTGTGTATACATAACCACAGCGAGTGTCAAAATAGCGTAAAATGCACCATGTTCCAGATAACGGTAACGTAATAATGTCCCTGCCTTAACGAGCATGATTGTCATGGAACGTACATAAAATGCACCTATACCTAGGCCGATCGCGATGATAAAAATATTATGTGAAAAAGCGAATGCGCTGACAACTCCATCAAAAGAAAAACTAGCGTCCAGAATTTCTAAATAAAGGAATGAACCAGCTCCCCCCTTAGCAGCTGAAATCAATAAATTTTGGGGAGAATCCAAAAAAAAACTGATTGCTTCAACCATTATAAATGTTAAAAGCCCATAAAGTGCAGCAAGTAAAAAAGTCAGTTTGTCTTCTTCCGCAATTTTTCCTGAAAAAAACAATATAAAAACCAAAACAACTGCGATATTAGCCCCCGTGAGTGAACCCAATCTCTGAGCCGGTCTCTCTATAAATGCCAGCCAATGTACCTCTTTTTCGGGATCGAAGAAATATTTTAAACCGACCATCATGAGGAAAGTACCGCCAAAAGCTGCAATACTTACATGAGCATCCGTTAAGATTGCCGCATATTGATGTGGCTCACATATCGC
Protein-coding sequences here:
- the pncA gene encoding bifunctional nicotinamidase/pyrazinamidase; translated protein: MEKKALIVIDIQNDFLPSGALAVPQGDVIIPIVNNLITRFDHVILTQDWHPKGHCSFASSYPEKAAYDTVELNYGTQILWPDHCVQGAKGAEFPESLEADKAQLILRKGYNEKIDSYSAFFENDQKTPTGLQFYLKEHGFTKLAMCGLATDFCVGFSALHAIKCGFKVSVLLNACAGIDLNGSLNTMLKTMNEAGVELLMAY
- a CDS encoding DUF475 domain-containing protein; its protein translation is MALLGYFKWAFFFTIVGVCLSGVIGWLETGHITGFFKYFFICCVLGILEISLSFDNSIINARVLERMEQLWRRRFLTWGILIAVFGMRIIFPILVVSCAAWIDPIAAVKLAICEPHQYAAILTDAHVSIAAFGGTFLMMVGLKYFFDPEKEVHWLAFIERPAQRLGSLTGANIAVVLVFILFFSGKIAEEDKLTFLLAALYGLLTFIMVEAISFFLDSPQNLLISAAKGGAGSFLYLEILDASFSFDGVVSAFAFSHNIFIIAIGLGIGAFYVRSMTIMLVKAGTLLRYRYLEHGAFYAILTLAVVMYTQAVMPISEELTGLVGVSVIGMALYSSVRFRRNHSNGHTASN